A portion of the Candidatus Bathyarchaeia archaeon genome contains these proteins:
- a CDS encoding branched-chain amino acid ABC transporter permease, translating into MLDILIGGAILGAIFTLVSIGLNLQYGVTRILNIAHGDFMVLGAYLTYVFVQSLSLSPLAAMVIGAPLVFLLGVIIQLAIFRWLVRLSKSAEELEFRSLLACFGLSFIIQNVLYQIFGPYPIGNPCLDQAINVMGQPCRLNMIVAAGISIAISLALYFLLRYTRIGLIMRATVEEPTGAQIVGINIYKVHALSFGLGAFLSALAGSLWSTIYLDIYPYSGATFTFIALTIIVLGGMGSFMGSLAGGFILGYLYYITYKFEPLLHMAVVYIFLLIMLIVRPKGLFGR; encoded by the coding sequence CTCTATCGGATTGAACCTCCAGTATGGTGTGACCCGAATATTAAATATAGCCCACGGAGACTTCATGGTGCTTGGCGCCTACTTAACCTACGTTTTCGTTCAAAGCTTAAGTCTGTCCCCCCTAGCCGCCATGGTGATAGGCGCGCCCCTAGTATTCCTTTTGGGCGTTATAATTCAGTTGGCCATCTTCCGTTGGCTGGTGCGGCTCTCCAAATCCGCGGAGGAGCTTGAATTCAGGTCGCTCTTAGCATGCTTTGGGCTTTCATTCATAATCCAAAATGTGCTGTACCAGATATTTGGCCCTTATCCTATAGGCAACCCATGTCTTGACCAAGCCATAAACGTTATGGGGCAACCCTGCCGACTAAACATGATCGTGGCTGCTGGTATATCAATAGCAATAAGCCTAGCCCTATACTTTCTACTGCGCTATACCCGAATTGGGCTGATTATGAGAGCTACAGTTGAAGAGCCCACAGGCGCCCAGATAGTTGGGATAAATATATACAAGGTTCACGCGTTATCCTTTGGTTTGGGAGCCTTTTTAAGCGCCCTGGCTGGTTCACTGTGGTCCACGATTTATTTGGACATTTACCCATATTCAGGGGCCACCTTCACCTTCATCGCCCTAACTATCATAGTTTTGGGTGGGATGGGAAGCTTTATGGGCAGCCTCGCTGGAGGCTTCATTCTGGGATACCTCTACTATATAACCTACAAGTTTGAACCTCTCCTGCACATGGCGGTGGTTTACATTTTCCTCCTCATAATGCTGATAGTTAGACCAAAAGGATTGTTCGGGAGATGA
- a CDS encoding branched-chain amino acid ABC transporter permease, with product MNEKQELWKSLLGFLALIAVLTGAPYLLNNIYYLNVLRDVIFWVALSVSWYLFSGLTKYVALGSAAFFGLGLYFTAKVLNYWPVLPFPVVVILAGLLNFTIALAVGLISLRLKGIYFAIVTFGIAEIVKVIFDWWEIRITGTLGTYLPIFSDITTYYSILTTSLTSLVLVTLLRRSKFGLALRMIGESEETAAHTGVNTSLYKTIGFAISAACIGLVGASCITISPYTNTRIAFGSRYSFYPAVMTLLGGAGTPYGPVIGASALSLINEYLSVAFPQVFQIILGALLIIIVLVMPNGIMGIVEKFKTLGSREGEKKKED from the coding sequence ATGAACGAGAAACAGGAATTATGGAAAAGCCTGCTGGGTTTCTTGGCGCTGATAGCCGTCTTGACAGGCGCACCTTACCTTCTAAACAACATATATTACCTGAACGTCTTAAGAGATGTGATCTTCTGGGTGGCCCTCTCCGTAAGCTGGTACCTGTTCTCCGGCCTTACAAAATATGTGGCCTTGGGCTCCGCTGCCTTCTTCGGTTTAGGACTATACTTCACCGCTAAAGTCTTAAATTATTGGCCCGTCCTGCCCTTCCCGGTTGTGGTGATTTTGGCTGGGCTTCTGAACTTCACAATAGCCCTAGCTGTCGGCCTGATTTCTTTGAGGCTTAAGGGCATATACTTCGCCATAGTCACTTTCGGAATAGCTGAAATAGTGAAAGTGATCTTTGACTGGTGGGAGATAAGGATTACAGGAACCCTTGGAACATATCTACCCATCTTCAGCGACATAACAACCTACTACTCAATATTAACGACGTCCCTAACATCGCTAGTGCTGGTCACACTCTTGCGTAGGTCAAAGTTTGGTCTAGCCTTAAGGATGATAGGTGAAAGCGAGGAGACCGCCGCGCACACCGGTGTGAACACAAGCCTGTACAAAACCATAGGCTTTGCAATCAGCGCCGCCTGCATAGGCCTTGTAGGAGCAAGCTGCATCACCATATCCCCCTACACAAACACGCGCATAGCCTTCGGATCCCGCTACTCATTCTATCCCGCCGTAATGACCCTACTTGGAGGAGCAGGGACGCCCTACGGGCCGGTGATAGGCGCGTCGGCGCTATCCCTAATCAACGAATACCTCAGTGTGGCGTTCCCCCAGGTCTTCCAGATAATCCTAGGCGCACTGCTGATAATAATAGTCCTCGTAATGCCTAACGGCATCATGGGCATTGTTGAGAAATTCAAAACATTAGGTTCCCGGGAAGGGGAAAAGAAGAAGGAGGATTAG
- a CDS encoding ABC transporter ATP-binding protein, with protein sequence MLEVEKLNVLRGKIQVLWNASLHVEKGEFVTLVGANGAGKTSLLSTIAGLLKPASGVIRFNGRVINDLPPYKIVNLGIAFIPEDRKLFAGMSVRENLILGAHGSRRGRSREEKLKEVYQLFPVLRDREKQAASTLSGGEQRMLAIARGLMSDPELLILDEPSQGLAPKIVLEVFEALKRLKERGVSILLAEQNVYQALKYADRAYVIETGKVTLEGKGSDLLNNEYVRKAFLGL encoded by the coding sequence ATGCTCGAAGTTGAAAAACTAAACGTTCTACGCGGCAAAATCCAAGTCTTGTGGAATGCCTCCCTTCACGTTGAAAAGGGAGAATTTGTGACCCTCGTAGGCGCCAATGGAGCTGGAAAAACCAGCCTTTTAAGCACTATTGCCGGGCTTCTGAAGCCAGCTTCAGGGGTTATCCGCTTTAACGGCAGGGTGATCAACGATCTGCCGCCATATAAAATCGTGAATCTTGGAATAGCCTTCATACCGGAGGACAGAAAACTTTTCGCAGGCATGAGTGTCCGTGAAAACCTTATCTTAGGCGCTCACGGCTCGAGGAGGGGACGTTCAAGAGAAGAGAAACTCAAGGAGGTTTACCAGCTTTTCCCAGTACTAAGGGATAGGGAGAAACAGGCAGCTTCCACCCTGAGCGGAGGAGAGCAAAGGATGCTCGCCATAGCCCGGGGTTTAATGTCAGATCCGGAGCTGCTAATTTTGGATGAACCATCGCAGGGTTTGGCTCCCAAAATAGTCCTAGAGGTTTTTGAAGCGTTAAAGAGGCTTAAAGAGCGGGGGGTCAGCATTCTCCTCGCCGAGCAGAATGTTTATCAGGCATTGAAATATGCTGATCGCGCCTATGTTATTGAAACTGGAAAAGTGACCTTGGAGGGCAAGGGGTCAGACCTGCTAAACAACGAGTATGTTAGAAAGGCGTTTCTGGGCCTCTAA
- a CDS encoding ABC transporter ATP-binding protein, with protein sequence MGFIEGIKVTKKFGGLTALNNVDFSIDEEEIVGLIGPNGAGKSTLFNVISGTFRPTSGTIKFKDKNITGLKPHEICRLGIGRTFQIPKPFLNMTVYENVWAAALFGCAKGKLADTKRELNALLEKFGLAQKSRMPASNLTVFELRMLEIVRALSIKPQLLLLDEVMAGLNPTETGQLLKVIRKLRDEEGITIFMIEHNMRAIMEITDRIMALHQGVKIAEGKPKEITRNPAVIEAFLGEAYARS encoded by the coding sequence TTGGGATTTATTGAGGGAATAAAGGTTACCAAGAAATTCGGCGGGTTAACAGCCCTTAACAACGTGGACTTCAGCATAGATGAGGAGGAAATAGTTGGCCTCATAGGGCCCAATGGAGCTGGGAAAAGCACCCTCTTCAATGTGATCTCGGGAACCTTCCGTCCCACTTCTGGAACCATAAAATTTAAGGACAAGAACATTACAGGCCTCAAGCCCCACGAAATTTGCAGGCTGGGCATAGGGCGAACATTCCAGATACCAAAACCATTCCTCAACATGACCGTTTATGAGAATGTTTGGGCTGCAGCGCTTTTCGGATGCGCTAAGGGCAAGCTTGCCGATACTAAACGAGAATTGAACGCGCTGCTTGAAAAGTTTGGGTTAGCCCAAAAAAGCAGAATGCCCGCCTCAAACTTAACAGTGTTCGAGCTTAGAATGCTTGAAATAGTCAGAGCCCTCTCAATAAAGCCTCAACTACTGCTTTTGGATGAAGTGATGGCGGGTTTAAATCCAACAGAGACAGGTCAACTGCTTAAGGTGATTCGGAAACTGCGGGACGAGGAGGGAATAACAATCTTCATGATAGAGCATAACATGCGCGCCATAATGGAGATAACAGACCGCATAATGGCCCTACATCAGGGAGTAAAAATAGCCGAGGGCAAGCCGAAGGAGATAACTCGAAACCCCGCGGTTATCGAAGCCTTTCTAGGCGAGGCCTATGCTCGAAGTTGA
- a CDS encoding uroporphyrinogen decarboxylase family protein, whose translation MSADEKREELFKRWLSPDGVKFASEEAEKGYKGRVTRIKDAIELKKLPDRVPVFPIIGFFPAYYVGLTPYDMMYDYEKLTFAFKKYVLDFEPDAHVGVIGPGPGRFFEILDYKLYAWPGHGVPKESSYQCIEGEYMKAEEYDALIEDPTHFFLTTYFPRIFGALEPFKKLPRFTNILEMYGGFTPANFIPFGFPDVQAALKAIMEAGNEALKWIGYVVAWEKEIAGLGFPNFFGGGTKAPFDVLGDTLRGTRGIMLDMYRNKDKLLQAMEEITPLMIKMGASAAKMNGNPIVFIPLHKGADGFMSIKQFETFYWPTLKKVILGLIDEGCVPFPWAEGAYGSRLEIIKDLPKGKTIWGFDQTDMRRAKEILGDVACIGGNVPSHLLQVGSPKDVEKYIKNLIEVAGEGGGFIVMNGAVIDQAKPENVKAMIEATKKYGVYK comes from the coding sequence TTGTCGGCAGACGAAAAGCGGGAAGAACTGTTTAAACGGTGGCTTTCTCCGGATGGCGTAAAATTCGCCAGCGAAGAGGCTGAAAAAGGCTACAAGGGGAGAGTTACCCGAATAAAGGATGCTATTGAACTGAAAAAGTTGCCCGACAGGGTGCCTGTCTTTCCAATAATAGGGTTTTTCCCCGCCTACTATGTTGGTTTAACACCCTACGACATGATGTATGACTATGAAAAGCTAACCTTCGCCTTCAAAAAGTACGTCCTAGATTTCGAGCCAGACGCTCATGTAGGAGTAATAGGGCCAGGTCCTGGCAGATTCTTCGAAATTCTCGACTACAAACTATATGCTTGGCCTGGACACGGGGTTCCCAAGGAGAGCTCTTATCAGTGCATTGAAGGCGAATACATGAAGGCGGAAGAATATGACGCCCTAATTGAGGATCCAACACATTTCTTCTTAACAACGTATTTCCCAAGGATTTTCGGAGCCTTGGAGCCCTTCAAAAAGCTTCCGCGCTTCACCAACATCCTAGAAATGTATGGAGGCTTCACGCCAGCCAACTTCATACCATTCGGTTTCCCAGATGTCCAAGCGGCATTAAAAGCTATCATGGAGGCTGGAAACGAAGCCCTAAAGTGGATAGGATATGTGGTGGCATGGGAAAAGGAAATAGCAGGCCTAGGCTTTCCAAACTTTTTCGGCGGTGGAACAAAGGCGCCCTTCGACGTGTTAGGCGACACTCTGAGGGGAACAAGGGGGATAATGCTGGACATGTACCGCAACAAGGACAAGCTTCTCCAAGCTATGGAGGAAATAACACCCCTAATGATTAAAATGGGAGCCTCAGCGGCAAAAATGAATGGAAACCCCATAGTGTTCATACCGCTGCATAAGGGTGCTGACGGTTTCATGTCCATTAAGCAGTTTGAAACCTTCTATTGGCCAACACTCAAAAAGGTCATTTTGGGCTTAATAGATGAGGGATGTGTGCCCTTCCCATGGGCTGAAGGCGCCTATGGCTCACGTCTAGAAATCATCAAGGATCTGCCTAAGGGCAAGACCATTTGGGGCTTCGACCAAACAGACATGCGTAGAGCCAAGGAGATTTTAGGCGATGTAGCGTGTATCGGAGGCAACGTTCCAAGCCATTTGCTGCAAGTGGGCTCCCCGAAGGACGTGGAAAAATACATTAAAAACCTCATTGAGGTGGCCGGCGAAGGCGGAGGATTTATAGTGATGAATGGAGCAGTTATTGATCAGGCAAAGCCGGAGAACGTTAAGGCCATGATCGAAGCCACAAAGAAATACGGCGTGTACAAATAA
- a CDS encoding cobalamin-dependent protein (Presence of a B(12) (cobalamin)-binding domain implies dependence on cobalamin itself, in one of its several forms, or in some unusual lineages, dependence on a cobalamin-like analog.), whose translation MGKPDDLVNALADLKEEEALRLVKDLLNAGEDPFKIMDYVRRGMEIVGNRFANSEYFISDLIYAGEILKEITALIKPKLAAKEAQTKKLGKIVIGTVAGDIHDIGKDIVVFMLEVNGFEVYDLGVDVPEEKFVEKIRETGATIVGLSGFLTLAFDSMKRTVEAIEKAGLRDKVKIMIGGGQITEEVKRYVGADAYGKDAMEAVALAKKWVGVK comes from the coding sequence ATGGGAAAACCAGATGATCTTGTGAACGCTCTGGCTGATTTAAAGGAGGAAGAGGCCCTCAGACTTGTCAAGGACCTGCTTAATGCTGGTGAAGACCCATTCAAAATCATGGATTATGTCCGCAGGGGAATGGAAATCGTCGGCAACCGTTTTGCCAACAGCGAATACTTCATATCCGACCTAATCTATGCTGGTGAAATATTAAAGGAGATAACAGCCCTAATAAAGCCCAAACTCGCCGCAAAAGAGGCCCAAACCAAGAAGCTGGGCAAAATTGTCATTGGAACGGTGGCCGGAGACATACATGACATCGGCAAAGACATAGTTGTTTTCATGCTGGAGGTTAACGGCTTCGAAGTCTACGATCTCGGCGTGGACGTCCCAGAGGAAAAGTTTGTGGAGAAAATAAGGGAAACGGGCGCCACAATTGTTGGCTTAAGCGGCTTCCTAACGTTGGCCTTCGACTCTATGAAAAGAACCGTTGAGGCCATAGAGAAGGCTGGTCTAAGAGACAAAGTCAAAATAATGATTGGAGGAGGCCAGATAACCGAGGAGGTTAAGCGATACGTTGGAGCTGACGCTTATGGCAAAGACGCTATGGAAGCCGTTGCTCTAGCCAAAAAATGGGTGGGGGTGAAATAG
- a CDS encoding aldehyde ferredoxin oxidoreductase family protein, producing MYEKADSWFGYMGRILRVNLTQRKFAVEPLKKELAEKFIGGRGFGAKILFDEVPKGTDPLGPGNKLIFTVGPLTGTKAQSASRWIAQFKSPLTNAYCRSVGGGFFGAELKFAGYDAIIVEGASEKPIYLWVNDDKVEFRDASKVWGMATLAARDFIREETDERARMVLIGPAGERLVKISAIVTDDMRTAARGGGGTVMGSKRLKAIAIRGSRHPAIYDDKAFDEAVKEQIENFRKNPALEGFRSLGTNGIVYLFYTMGNFPTYNFKQLPFEGAHRFTPDILASYVVKHEGCYGCMIRCWKKFKITRGPYAGIVWDFPEYETHWSYGGILGNCNIEAISYANMLSDLYGLDTISTGVAIAFATELYEKGIISKSETDGLELRWGDPDVIVELVRRIALRIGIGALLGEGVKRAAEIIGRGAEKYAMHVKGLEFPAYDPRSVKAHGLNFATSPMGASHCIGWNKFEILGVPRKVDPFAVEGKGEITKYVQDETAVAETAVFCSFPLSSDMITLDVYSRLLHAATGIEKFKDPRYLWLVGERIFNLERAFIARDGFDASHDSMPERILKEPVPREPSKGQIFELDLLLKDYYRARGWSELGIPTKEKLVQLELTEAANELYPP from the coding sequence ATGTACGAAAAAGCGGATTCTTGGTTTGGCTATATGGGGCGAATTCTGAGGGTAAACCTGACCCAACGTAAATTCGCCGTAGAACCGCTGAAAAAGGAACTTGCTGAAAAGTTCATAGGCGGCCGCGGGTTTGGAGCAAAAATACTATTTGACGAGGTACCAAAGGGAACAGATCCTCTCGGTCCTGGCAACAAGCTAATTTTTACTGTGGGCCCGTTAACGGGCACTAAAGCCCAGTCGGCGAGCAGGTGGATTGCCCAGTTTAAGTCCCCGCTTACAAACGCCTACTGCAGAAGTGTGGGTGGAGGCTTCTTCGGGGCTGAACTAAAGTTCGCGGGGTACGACGCCATAATTGTTGAGGGGGCTTCTGAAAAACCCATCTACCTCTGGGTGAACGATGACAAGGTGGAGTTTAGGGATGCCTCTAAAGTTTGGGGCATGGCAACGTTGGCTGCCAGAGACTTTATCCGTGAAGAAACGGATGAAAGGGCAAGGATGGTTTTGATAGGCCCAGCTGGGGAGAGGCTTGTCAAAATTTCAGCCATAGTCACTGATGATATGCGGACTGCGGCGAGGGGTGGCGGCGGTACCGTGATGGGTTCTAAGAGGCTTAAAGCCATAGCTATAAGGGGTTCTAGGCATCCTGCAATTTATGATGATAAAGCCTTTGATGAGGCGGTTAAGGAGCAAATAGAGAATTTCCGCAAGAACCCAGCCCTTGAAGGGTTTAGGAGCTTAGGCACCAACGGCATAGTCTACCTATTCTACACTATGGGTAATTTTCCAACATACAACTTCAAACAGCTTCCATTTGAGGGCGCCCACAGGTTTACACCAGACATTCTAGCCAGCTACGTGGTTAAACATGAGGGCTGCTATGGCTGCATGATTAGATGCTGGAAGAAATTCAAGATCACGAGGGGACCCTACGCTGGAATTGTTTGGGATTTCCCAGAATATGAAACCCACTGGTCCTACGGTGGAATTCTCGGAAACTGTAATATAGAGGCTATATCCTACGCCAACATGCTCTCAGACCTATATGGCTTGGACACTATTTCAACGGGGGTTGCCATAGCCTTCGCCACTGAACTCTACGAGAAGGGCATCATAAGCAAAAGCGAAACTGACGGCCTTGAGCTTAGATGGGGAGACCCAGACGTTATAGTGGAGCTTGTGAGGCGCATAGCCCTGAGAATCGGCATAGGCGCATTGCTCGGCGAGGGAGTCAAAAGAGCCGCCGAGATAATTGGAAGAGGTGCCGAAAAATACGCCATGCACGTTAAAGGGCTTGAGTTTCCGGCTTACGACCCGCGTTCAGTGAAAGCCCATGGATTGAACTTTGCCACATCGCCTATGGGCGCAAGCCACTGCATCGGCTGGAACAAATTCGAGATATTGGGTGTTCCAAGGAAAGTTGACCCCTTCGCCGTGGAGGGGAAGGGTGAAATAACCAAATATGTGCAGGATGAGACAGCGGTGGCTGAAACAGCCGTATTCTGCTCTTTCCCCCTCAGCAGTGACATGATAACTCTAGACGTGTACAGTAGGCTGTTGCATGCGGCTACGGGCATTGAAAAGTTTAAGGATCCAAGATACCTGTGGCTTGTGGGCGAGAGAATCTTCAACCTTGAAAGGGCATTCATAGCCAGGGATGGCTTTGACGCCAGCCATGACTCTATGCCCGAGAGGATCCTCAAGGAGCCAGTGCCCAGAGAGCCTTCAAAGGGACAAATCTTTGAGCTTGATCTCCTCCTCAAAGACTATTATAGGGCTAGGGGCTGGAGTGAGCTGGGGATCCCAACGAAGGAAAAACTAGTCCAGCTAGAGCTAACGGAAGCCGCCAACGAGCTTTATCCACCCTAG